Proteins encoded in a region of the Anopheles ziemanni chromosome 2, idAnoZiCoDA_A2_x.2, whole genome shotgun sequence genome:
- the LOC131285633 gene encoding F-box/LRR-repeat protein 20 isoform X2, whose protein sequence is MTARNGEREKGPGGKEPTNDKMNHSHSQLARNRFEKSCMIPDDEISRKLPKEILLRILSYLDVTSLCRCGQVSRYWNMLALDGSNWQKIDLFDFQRDIEGPVIENISLRCGGFLKYLRLRGCQSVGSQSIRTLAQHCHNIEHLDLSECKKISDVAIQPLSRHCSKLTAINLESCSQISDSSLKALSDGCPNLTEINVSWCNLITENGVEALARGCNKIKKFSSKGCKQVNDRAVIALALYCPGIEVLNLHSCDSITDASISRIAEKCCNLKQLCVSKCTELTDQSLLALSMNNHYLNTLEVAGCAHFSDNGFTALAKNCKYLERMDLEECSQITDATLGHLAMGCPSLEKLTLSHCELITDEGIRQLAGGGCAAESLSVLELDNCPLITDATLEHLISCHNLQRIELYDCQLISRNAIRRLRNHLPNIKVHAYFAPVTPPPTTNGPRPRYCRCCEIL, encoded by the exons ATGACGGCACGCAACGGAGAACGGGAGAAGGGCCCCGGCGGCAAGGAGCCGACGAACGACAAGATGAACCACAGCCACAGTCAGCTGGCCCGGAACAGATTCGAG AAATCATGCATGATACCGGATGACGAGATCTCACGGAAACTACCAAAggaaattttgcttcgcattTTATCTTACCTCGACGTAACCTCCTTATGCCGCTGTGGACAG GTGTCTCGATACTGGAACATGCTCGCCCTAGATGGATCCAACTGGCAAAAGATTGACCTGTTCGATTTCCAGCGTGATATTGAG GGCCCAGTAATCGAGAACATCTCGCTGCGGTGCGGCGGGTTCCTCAAGTATTTGCGGCTGCGCGGCTGCCAGTCCGTCGGCAGCCAGTCGATCCGCACGCTCGCCCAACACTGCCATAACATCGAACACCTCGATCTGTCCGAGTGCAAGAAGATCAGCGACGTTGCCATACAGCCGCTCAGCAGGCACTGCTCCAAGCTGACCGCTATCAACCTGGAGTCGTGCTCGCAGATTTCCGACAGCAGCCTTAAGGCACTCTCCGACGGGTGTCCG AATTTAACGGAAATCAACGTATCCTGGTGCAATCTGATAACGGAGAACGGCGTGGAGGCTCTGGCGAGGggatgcaataaaattaaaaagtttaGCAGTAAAG GATGTAAACAGGTGAACGATAGAGCCGTTATCGCGCTAGCCCTCTACTGTCCCGGCATCGAGGTTCTAAATCTACATAGTTGTGAT AGCATAACGGATGCATCGATATCGAGGATCGCGGAGAAGTGCTGCAATCTGAAGCAGCTGTGCGTTTCCAAGTGCACGGAGCTTACCGACCAGTCCCTGCTTGCCCTGTCCATGAATAATCACTATCTCAACACGCTCGAGGTGGCCGGCTGTGCGCACTTTTCGGACAACGGCTTCACGGCGCTGGCAAAG AACTGTAAATATTTGGAGCGTATGGATCTGGAGGAGTGCAGCCAAATCACCGATGCCACCCTAGGGCATTTGGCCATGGGATGTCCTAGTCTGGAGAAACTG ACTTTATCGCACTGTGAACTGATAACGGACGAAGGCATCCGGCAGCTAGCCGGGGGAGGATGCGCCGCGGAAAGCTTATCCGTCCTCGAGCTGGACAACTGTCCGCTGATCACCGACGCCACTCTGGAACATCTGATATCCTGTCACAACCTTCAGCGGATAGAGCTGTACGACTGCCAACTTATCTCTAGGAACGCTATTCGCCGTTTACGG AATCATCTTCCCAACATAAAGGTACACGCTTACTTCGCCCCGGTCACACCGCCACCGACGACGAACGGACCGCGCCCAAGGTACTGCCGGTGTTGCGAGATTCTCTGA
- the LOC131285633 gene encoding F-box/LRR-repeat protein 20 isoform X1 → MNRYQPSHNHLHHYHHHHHHHHHHGNGVRAQQQQQEQHVQYYQQQRQYHYLQYQEQYQSQRSLEVYSRRVQQQKSCMIPDDEISRKLPKEILLRILSYLDVTSLCRCGQVSRYWNMLALDGSNWQKIDLFDFQRDIEGPVIENISLRCGGFLKYLRLRGCQSVGSQSIRTLAQHCHNIEHLDLSECKKISDVAIQPLSRHCSKLTAINLESCSQISDSSLKALSDGCPNLTEINVSWCNLITENGVEALARGCNKIKKFSSKGCKQVNDRAVIALALYCPGIEVLNLHSCDSITDASISRIAEKCCNLKQLCVSKCTELTDQSLLALSMNNHYLNTLEVAGCAHFSDNGFTALAKNCKYLERMDLEECSQITDATLGHLAMGCPSLEKLTLSHCELITDEGIRQLAGGGCAAESLSVLELDNCPLITDATLEHLISCHNLQRIELYDCQLISRNAIRRLRNHLPNIKVHAYFAPVTPPPTTNGPRPRYCRCCEIL, encoded by the exons ATGAACCGTTACCAACCGAGCCATAACCACCTGCATcattaccatcatcatcaccatcaccatcatcaccatggTAACGGCGTGCGagcccaacagcagcagcaggagcaacaCGTCCAGTACTATCAGCAGCAGCGCCAGTATCACTACCTGCAGTACCAGGAACAGTATCAAAGCCAGCGCAGCCTCGAAGTCTATAGTCGGCGTGTGCAGCAGCAG AAATCATGCATGATACCGGATGACGAGATCTCACGGAAACTACCAAAggaaattttgcttcgcattTTATCTTACCTCGACGTAACCTCCTTATGCCGCTGTGGACAG GTGTCTCGATACTGGAACATGCTCGCCCTAGATGGATCCAACTGGCAAAAGATTGACCTGTTCGATTTCCAGCGTGATATTGAG GGCCCAGTAATCGAGAACATCTCGCTGCGGTGCGGCGGGTTCCTCAAGTATTTGCGGCTGCGCGGCTGCCAGTCCGTCGGCAGCCAGTCGATCCGCACGCTCGCCCAACACTGCCATAACATCGAACACCTCGATCTGTCCGAGTGCAAGAAGATCAGCGACGTTGCCATACAGCCGCTCAGCAGGCACTGCTCCAAGCTGACCGCTATCAACCTGGAGTCGTGCTCGCAGATTTCCGACAGCAGCCTTAAGGCACTCTCCGACGGGTGTCCG AATTTAACGGAAATCAACGTATCCTGGTGCAATCTGATAACGGAGAACGGCGTGGAGGCTCTGGCGAGGggatgcaataaaattaaaaagtttaGCAGTAAAG GATGTAAACAGGTGAACGATAGAGCCGTTATCGCGCTAGCCCTCTACTGTCCCGGCATCGAGGTTCTAAATCTACATAGTTGTGAT AGCATAACGGATGCATCGATATCGAGGATCGCGGAGAAGTGCTGCAATCTGAAGCAGCTGTGCGTTTCCAAGTGCACGGAGCTTACCGACCAGTCCCTGCTTGCCCTGTCCATGAATAATCACTATCTCAACACGCTCGAGGTGGCCGGCTGTGCGCACTTTTCGGACAACGGCTTCACGGCGCTGGCAAAG AACTGTAAATATTTGGAGCGTATGGATCTGGAGGAGTGCAGCCAAATCACCGATGCCACCCTAGGGCATTTGGCCATGGGATGTCCTAGTCTGGAGAAACTG ACTTTATCGCACTGTGAACTGATAACGGACGAAGGCATCCGGCAGCTAGCCGGGGGAGGATGCGCCGCGGAAAGCTTATCCGTCCTCGAGCTGGACAACTGTCCGCTGATCACCGACGCCACTCTGGAACATCTGATATCCTGTCACAACCTTCAGCGGATAGAGCTGTACGACTGCCAACTTATCTCTAGGAACGCTATTCGCCGTTTACGG AATCATCTTCCCAACATAAAGGTACACGCTTACTTCGCCCCGGTCACACCGCCACCGACGACGAACGGACCGCGCCCAAGGTACTGCCGGTGTTGCGAGATTCTCTGA
- the LOC131280996 gene encoding myosin-2 essential light chain, producing MYMYDPPKKNNFTSVEEFQEAFNLFDNRGDGKIQQQQIGECLRALGQNPTESDVKKFTMQLKPDERVSFEVFLPIYQAISKQRTAETADDFIEGLRHFDKDASGFISSAELRHLLTTLGEKLGDDEVEQLLQNQEDSQGNVNYEEFVRMVMSG from the exons atgtaCATGTACGATccaccgaagaaaaacaacttcacGTCCGTGGAAG AATTCCAGGAGGCGTTCAACCTGTTCGATAACCGTGGCGATGGCAagatccagcagcagcagatcgGCGAATGTCTGCGGGCGCTCGGCCAGAACCCGACCGAGTCGGACGTGAAAAAGTTCACAATGCAGCTCAAACCGGACGAGCGCGTCTCGTTCGAGGTATTCCTGCCGATCTACCAGGCCATCTCGAAGCAGCGCACGGCCGAAACGGCGGACGACTTCATCGAGGGTCTGCGCCACTTCGACAAGGACGCGAGCGGTTTCATCTCGTCGGCCGAGCTGCGCCACCTGCTGACGACGCTGGGCGAGAAACTGGGTGACGATGAG GTGGAACAGCTGCTCCAGAACCAGGAGGATTCGCAGGGGAACGTGAACTACGAGGAGTTCGTACGGATGGTCATGAGCGGCTAG